The Capsicum annuum cultivar UCD-10X-F1 chromosome 3, UCD10Xv1.1, whole genome shotgun sequence genomic sequence ACTACTATAGAACCAGATAGCACCACCACCCAGTATATTCTCGACAAAGAGAATGTCCAAAAGGCGCGAACCCAGTACGAAAATCTTCCAGACACACAAACCCAGTACCTTTTTCAGCATACCCATGAAGAAAAACTTGAAGATATGGAGACCCATTTCGACTTTCAGCAAATCCCAGAAGAAGAcaatgaagatgaagatgagCTAAAGAGCTTGGATGAAGTGTACAGTCAATTAACGGAACACCATGTGAGCAGGAGCAGGTCAGATAGGACGCCGTCGGCGGGTGAAGTTCCGGCGAAGATGAAGAAATCAGCTAGTATGAAATCACCATTTGCGcattttgaagaagaagaagccatTGTGGAAGCTCGACGGCCGGCGACTACAAGGGAGAGGAATGCTAAGACAAGTGATGGAGACACTGAGGTTGATGCTAAAGCCGATGATTTCATCAACAGGTTCAAGCAACAGTTGAAATTGCAGAGGGCGGATTCCATTCTTAGGTACAAGGAGATGCTTGGCAGAGGGAGCTAGAAGTAGAAGGTATCAATTTCTAGTTTCATGGGGGCTTAATTTCCAGTTTCTGATTACTTTTGGGGCTGTTGTAGAAATTGAGGAAAAGTAAGATTGTGATCCAAATGTTGCTGCACCTTTTGGTCCAATGTCTTCTTGTCCTTTGAATTTGACAAACAAACAGGGGTTTTATGAATGGGCATTATAGTAATTTTAAGCTATATTGCAAATGTATGGTTTGCAGTGACTGAAAATGTGGAGAAAGATAGATTTTTTCTCTCTGGGTGGGTGGGTGGGAAATACATTATAATTTGCTAATGTTGGAGGGCTCATTGTGTTGTGAGAGCTAATTCATTTAGTCCACATCATTTAAAACGGTTAATACATTACATGCATGTCATTTATTTGCATTTAGAGTTATGATTAATtaatatatgttttacttaatttaattacttaaCCATGATAAATAATATTAATCTGGCGTAGCGTGCAAATTTTTTTCCATTTAACACTCTTGTGTTCGAATATGTataatcatctttttttttctttttcctccaaCAAATCTCTACTTTTTGGCAACTTGATTGTTCCTAATGACTGTTTATGGTGAAGAAAAAGTCACCATTAGATTTTAGGGTCTGAATTTGTGTTAATCTCCGATATATTTTCAGTTGAAATGGTATGGAGTCATATTCCATATCCCATGTTACCCTTGTATTCCTCACAATGAATACATTTTCAAGGATTTACTCCGTTTTGTATTACTTGATAAGtttgctaaaaaaaaattatgtcaaaataattaacatgttTAAAGAATTAAGAAATAATTGAACACTTCTTTTCAACTTTACCTAATTTGACGAAAGAGTAATTAAATTCAATCgctaataataaaatttaacaagatcataTTAATCAATTTACACTCCTTATTAATTTCTTCTTAAAAGTTATATAAATAGAATGACGATTAAAATGAGTCTTCTatttatttaaaacatcaaagtATGTCATATATTTAAAATGATACTATCAAAATAGGCTTAACTCACtttttttatgagttttataCTTCTTCTCTTAACGGAGGTTGAGAATGAACTTAACCTTTAGAAAAAGTGTaaaactcacaaaaaaaaaaaaagtgagttatccttcttaatttttataaaattcacatattatattatatgagttatatatttatttttataaaagtcacatattatgtgagttatttatttttattttgtaaaagtcACATATTAtatgagttatttatttttattttataaaatttgcatATTATATGGAtctttctatttttcctttctaatttttattttataaaattcacatttatttttttcttaattatttttattttttaaagttggcTAATTAGGTGAATTATCcagttttatctatttttatttttataaagctCACTAATTATGtcagttattcaaatataaaatcaataaCTCGCCATTTAAGTGAGTCTTTCATTTGACATGAGACTGCTCTGACAGTCTTTGACAGTATTTATTAGTGATGTGAAATATGAATATGGTGCTAAAAACATGAATTATGTGTAAATATATTTTCACCAAATCTCAAAATTCTTCTATTTAAACAGATGTATACATTCATTCTTTGTTCATTCAATTcttcttttcaaaatttgatcgaatcttaaaaaaaaattgttagatttttttgaagttttattcatatttttgcaAACATAAAATTGTGCacataactcatatatttttgaagttatattcatatttcatatcattaataaagattGTCAAAGACCGTTACAATAGGCTCATGtctaaaatgaaaaattcactTAAATggtgaattttataaaataaaaatagataactcaTATTAATGTATAACCCATCTAATACATTAgttttataaaaacaaaaagaaaaattcacttttttttatttttacattttttttaatatcaacTTTCGTCAAGAGAAAACAAATgctttatttttaagaaaaagtaaattaaactttttttaataCTCCCTTCGTTCTATTTTATCctgtcccaaattgggatggcacaactattaagaaaatagtgattgttaatgtaattttatcattttgttcctcttaattg encodes the following:
- the LOC107862675 gene encoding pathogen-associated molecular patterns-induced protein A70, coding for MFDDSVSTVYSSIWASMNSWFTPTVLFALLNVMIGIIAFTSSLNHPKQQQQPEDDYSPSQPQQQQQEDQSHNQPQQGQPPSKLARSPSLLQRIKSINFYNYRSQEPVKDYNFDHPHQQETPFEPPPTHYIFEPAPEHTTIEPDSTTTQYILDKENVQKARTQYENLPDTQTQYLFQHTHEEKLEDMETHFDFQQIPEEDNEDEDELKSLDEVYSQLTEHHVSRSRSDRTPSAGEVPAKMKKSASMKSPFAHFEEEEAIVEARRPATTRERNAKTSDGDTEVDAKADDFINRFKQQLKLQRADSILRYKEMLGRGS